The DNA window TTTAATTTAGACAATCTTTTTGTCACCTACTGATGTACTAATTAGTTTGTAAAACGACTAAAGCATTGATATAACCACAAAAAGGGAGACACCAATTCATATGTGAATTGCGTCCCCGATTAGGTTGTTATTTAATGTTTTCTCCCCAATATTCGAACCCGTTACATCAAAAGTGTGTATTGTTACTCTATATCAAATCTAACTAAGCACAGGTTCACGATGTGTAACAACCACTTCTTAATGGTCTCGATTTATAATGTAATTTAAAAAATGCTTCAAGAAAGTGGTATTGCGTGGCACATCTTGTAATACCTCCATGGCAATACAGTAATTTTCCCACATCTCTTTTTTGGCACCTTCCTGACCCAATATTGAAACAAAAGTTGTACTATTGTTTTCCGCATCCTTGCCAATGGGTTTTCCTAGTAAGGTTGTATCTCCTTCAACATCAAGCAAGTCATCCTTAATCTGAAATGCAATTCCTGCATGGCGGGCAAATTTTTTCAAAGCTTCCATTTCTAATTCCTTTGCATGGGCAAGAATTGCAGGCATGATGAGAGAAGCTTCGAATCCTAAACCAGTTTTATAAAAGCACATCATATTTAATTGTTCCCGAGTCAATTGCTTCCCTTTGGAATCCAAGTCCATCGCTTGCCCTCTACACATATCCGCTGTTACTTGAGCTGAATATTGAACTAGTTTAAGTACAGTCTTCGAATCAAACTGATCTAGTGATGTTTGTTCTTCAATAGCCTTCTGGGTCAGAAAAAGACCCGTTAATTCTGATACGGCAATGTTATGCATCTCATGGAGAGTTGGACGCCCCCTACGGGTGGATGCATTATCCTGGGATGGCAGATCATCAAATATAAGAGACGCAGTATGCATATATTCCAATGATCTCAGAAGTGGCTCGATTGCAGAACTTTTCAATCCATATGCGTTTACGCCCATGAACCAGGTCACTATCGGCCTCAGACGCTTTCCATCACCTTCTAAACTGTAGTTTGCAGCATCCATTATTGTATCTTCCATCAAAGACATATTCTCCATTTTAGGGATATTTAAGATATGGTTGATCTGATTGCGTAAGGTTTTGCTCGTATTGATAAAGTCTTCCTGCTCTTTCCGTTCATTTTTCAAAGTGGTAATCATATGGTCCCGAAGCAGTTTATCAAAGAAATCCACATCATCTGCTTTTCGAACCATGTCTTGGAGAAGTCTATTGAATTTAGGGCTGCCTGAAGCAAATAGGCCCATAACTTCATTGTATTTTTCAGGACCCATTCGTTCTTTAAATCGTTTCAATCCGTTTATAGCCCGGTCCAAAATCACCTCACGAGTCTTACTGTCTGAGTCATACACATTATGTATCAAATTGGAAATAACCGTCCAGTACAATTCAAAGGGGTTTATTAGATCCTTACGTGTATCGTGATATTTCATATAGTAGGTATAGGGTGTTACCGCCCCATCCTTCATGTCATCAAACATATCTGCAAAATCATCAGCCAGCTGATTGTATATGCCATAAAAAAAGGTTCGGTTGTCATAATCCGTATCCTCAGGAGCACCTATTACTGAACGGACAATCAATCGGGAAGAAGAGGATTTTAAAATGATCGGTATATAAAGCTCTTCATTGCTGTAATTTGCATTCGATAGATCCTTTACACGGTCCACTTCCTGCGAATTAAAAAACACATAAGATTGCTCGAAAAAATTTTGTTTTGTCTCTCTTCGCTGATGTTCCTTAATATACTCAAACGCTTCTCGGAGCTCCGAATGAACATACCGCATTAGCTCTAAGTTTTCACCAGTCCATTCGCCAAATGCCGGCACAGATCCTGTGATAAGCGTAGTACGTATCATATCAGAATATTGTTTTTCCTCTTTATCGGATAAAATTTTCGCATCGAGAAGATCATCAATAAATGGATAAGTCAGACCATAGGAATAGCCAAGCCTAATAGCTTTATCAAGTTTTAGAGTACGTTCTTCCGAAGATACGTCATCGTCCATTTCTTCAATCTCTTGCATGATTACCCCAGCAATGATTTTAATAAGTTTTCGCTGAGCTTGCTCAGCATCCATCCCCTTTGGAAAATTGGAGGATACAGTCTTTAGTTTGTTTACCACCCAGATCATGGCCGATTCAACGCCTTCCTTCTGGGCAATCCGGAACAACCTGGCCATGCTAAACATTCCATCATTGTCTCCTCGATCTGTTGCGTTAGCATGTGTTAGGTGCGTTTTCAAACTATCTACTACACGCTGAATCCTGTTCTGTGTATCAGGTGAATTAAGGGCTTTACCTAGATCTCGCATAAAAATATAGGAGATGCTTCGATCCAGGTAATTATCTAGTTTACCAGTGTAATTTAGCCATTGGATATAACTGTGGTATCCCCTGGAACCAGGTTTTCCCTTTCCGCGCGAAAAAAAGGATAAGAACGAGTGATGACGAATATGGTTATGTTTCCACATATTTATATCTTCAATTAGGGTTGGGACATACGTCTTTTGCATGACCTGCTCATAAAGTGATTTATAATAATTAGTAGCCTTCTGCTCAGCTATCCGATAGCGTGCATCGGGATTAATGATTAACTCCTTGTTCATACGATAATTCACCTTCACTTTATGTTTGTTTTCATCTACTAAATTTTTCCCTATATATCCTCTGTCAATTAATTATACTAGATAACAATCTATTCTTCTTTCATTCCCTAAATTCCTATATACCAAATGAAAGCACTATGTCGTTTTTGTACAACTCTATGAGTCGACCTATTACTTTATACTAACAAAAGAGAGAACGGAAAACCGTTCCTTAGGTCACCTGTATTAGATGAGGTGCTGGCGGTTTTTTATTTAAGCAATGTTATTGATTAATTTTATTTGATCGGTAGCATACTAAAACTACGAAACAGAAATTTAGTAACCTTTAAAATTAATATGGTTTATAAAAAACTAGAAATGATTACATGTGCAATTATTTGGAGGGTGAGTTTTCTGTGAAACTGTTTCAAGTAAGAAAAGGGCAATTTGTATATTATAAGAATGAATTACACAGGGTTTATTCAGTAAAAGCGATGTATAGACAATCTGTTCATCTTATGAGGCTGAGGGATTTAACACAGCATTTAAGTAGTGCGGCGGAAGTAGAAAAATACCACCCAAAGGAACTAGATAGCTTTATTTTCAATAAAAATGTGTATACCCTGAGCAAAGATAGAAAAGCTGAGGAAGGGGATTTCATTTTAATTACAAACCCAAATCCCGATTACCTCGATCATTATTCATTAAATGAAATTGAAGTAGTTGCCACAGTTGAAAACAAAGGGGTTATCACAAATAAATCTAACGGAATTAGGCATCATGAGTATTTATTGATGGTTCCTGGTCGCCATGAACACAGTAACCCCATTGAATATCGAGATATTCAAAACATTGATGAAAGCAACTTAAAAGAACAATCAGATGTTAATAATGACATGCTACCAACAATAGGCGACGTGTATAGAAAAAATGACCAGGATGATTTAATGGAAGCAATGGTAGTCGGCATAAAAAACAATATGATATTTCTAGGAGGCGGATTAGAGTTACCGGAT is part of the Psychrobacillus sp. FSL H8-0483 genome and encodes:
- a CDS encoding polyprenyl synthetase family protein, with amino-acid sequence MNKELIINPDARYRIAEQKATNYYKSLYEQVMQKTYVPTLIEDINMWKHNHIRHHSFLSFFSRGKGKPGSRGYHSYIQWLNYTGKLDNYLDRSISYIFMRDLGKALNSPDTQNRIQRVVDSLKTHLTHANATDRGDNDGMFSMARLFRIAQKEGVESAMIWVVNKLKTVSSNFPKGMDAEQAQRKLIKIIAGVIMQEIEEMDDDVSSEERTLKLDKAIRLGYSYGLTYPFIDDLLDAKILSDKEEKQYSDMIRTTLITGSVPAFGEWTGENLELMRYVHSELREAFEYIKEHQRRETKQNFFEQSYVFFNSQEVDRVKDLSNANYSNEELYIPIILKSSSSRLIVRSVIGAPEDTDYDNRTFFYGIYNQLADDFADMFDDMKDGAVTPYTYYMKYHDTRKDLINPFELYWTVISNLIHNVYDSDSKTREVILDRAINGLKRFKERMGPEKYNEVMGLFASGSPKFNRLLQDMVRKADDVDFFDKLLRDHMITTLKNERKEQEDFINTSKTLRNQINHILNIPKMENMSLMEDTIMDAANYSLEGDGKRLRPIVTWFMGVNAYGLKSSAIEPLLRSLEYMHTASLIFDDLPSQDNASTRRGRPTLHEMHNIAVSELTGLFLTQKAIEEQTSLDQFDSKTVLKLVQYSAQVTADMCRGQAMDLDSKGKQLTREQLNMMCFYKTGLGFEASLIMPAILAHAKELEMEALKKFARHAGIAFQIKDDLLDVEGDTTLLGKPIGKDAENNSTTFVSILGQEGAKKEMWENYCIAMEVLQDVPRNTTFLKHFLNYIINRDH